Part of the Sorghum bicolor cultivar BTx623 chromosome 1, Sorghum_bicolor_NCBIv3, whole genome shotgun sequence genome, CCAGGAAATTGGGCAGAAAGTGTGGCCAAGGATGTGACCACAAACTGTTTTGTATCATTTACTTCTTTCAATAGGTCATCTTCACTCTTTCCAGCATATTGAAGCCGTACAAATGAGACAGAATAACTTGACTTCTGAATATCCACTGCATCAGTACCATCATTTTGCTCTTGTTGTGCCCCATCTTGATTCGTTCTGGACAACAGTGAGACAATACTGTCAAGTAATTTCCCCCACGACTGGGCTGCAGCAGCATCCAACAGCACCGCAGACTCACAAAGCAACTTTGTCGAAGCAACTGCTGTCAACTTAACTTCAAGAGCACCTTTGATCAATTTGAGGTTGGGAATCCAAAATCGCTGAAGGATTTGGGTGAAAAGATTTGGCTGAATTGCATCAACAGAACTGACAAGAACACTTGATCCATATTTGACCAGCACTAGTGACATGAAAACCACAAGAGAGTTCACAAATTTCACTGCCTGTCTACCCTGCAGCCGAGTAAACAAAGCACTCCATATCTCACTTATATATGGGTTCAGAATGTCAAAACCAACATTTTCCACTATTGTGTTCAGCATGTAGAATGCAGAATCTTCAGTGCTGCTGCGTGAGAGGAGACTACGGGATATTGCCAAGATATTTGGAAGCCTGCCCTCTTGGTTTAGCTCATTTGGAATTTTCCTAAGGAACGCTCGCAGCAAGCGAACCAAGGCAGGAACACATGGTGGCCGGTCCCAAGTGGCATTACTGAGAAGAACACCAAATAGCTGCATGTAATTCTGCGAGAGAGGTGGTTGGCTCAAATTGACGAGTTGTGCAAATATCTGAAAAGCATATGGCCAGAACTCTGAGATGTCCTCAACCAATATCCTCTGGAGCACTGGGAAGAGGCTGGCCTCAAAAGCAGGGAGTAGTGCTGGGTCCTGCTCACCAGTCCGGCCAATAACTGCTGCCAGAGCCTCAAACAAGTAGTGGTTGAAGTCAGGGTTCTTGGGGTTATTGCACACTTCCATGAGAATACCCACAAGTCGAGCAGTGATCTCATGAACAATTTGACCAGCTATATTAGCAATCCCAAGCACCCGCATCAGGCACTTCATCAGGTAGGGGTTCTCGTATGAATCAGGGAAACTTAGTGCTGTGGACAGGTTCTGAATGATCTGTGGGGCAAATGGATTGATATCAGCAGCAACATAACGTGGAGACCTGGAGTCCAAAAAAAAGCAGTCCATAGATTAGGCTAAAATGTAAGTCAGCATTTTTATATCCTATTTATTTGCACAGTAACATTGCATGAAAGTAAaacggtagcacaaaaacctaatACATCATCGAACAAGCTGCCTATAACCAGAATTAGTGTAATTGCTTTGCGTGTCATGAGAATAATTAAGCACATCTTTTGTATAGAAGTAaatacatactccctccatacccataaagaaagtcattttggacaaggtttgggtCAAAAATTGGGaacataaatcatgaataacttttaagttgttgaatttagaaatgtgaaaaccatatgaatagatttatcttgaaaaatactttcataaaagtatacatatagcactttttgataaatatttttataaaaacaaggagtcaaagttaggctttggagaccgtgtcgttgtcctaaacgacttcctTTATGGGTATGGACTATGGAGGGAGTAGAGTAAATCAGTCAGCTTGCATTAACAATTCAGTACTGCAAGCAAACATATTCTAGCAGTAAACCAACTTTAGGAAGATTAACTTATCAACATGTACCAATAAGAAATTCAGTGTACCAAAGCATTACCATGTCAGAATAAGGGAACTAAAGGGTCTGCATTAAGGTTCTTATTCTCAGCCCATAGTGCTAACCGAAAGCTGATGCACCGTTAGAGTACATGAACTGAAAAGGCAGAGTAGAATATAGAGGCAAACAAGGAGGGTTCTAACAATAGAGGCAAACAAGGAGGATTCTAGCTTGTCGTTGACTCCAAAGTATTGTTTTTGTCTACTCAACAAACTAATCCAGATTGGCAAGAAAAGAAACAAACCAGCACTAAAGGAAACAAACTCACGCAGCGCTAAGGAACATAGTCACCTGCTCCTCTGACCCTCTATTCTAAGATCTACAACTGGAAAAACACTGGCTCAAAGATCAAACAGATTCAACTGTAACTGATTGAGCATTGAATAAACAATCACTCTAACAGCACAAGACTACTGTTGATACATTATGTGGTTCAACTCAAAAGGCATCCCTTATGGAGCCACTGGTAAATAAACAGCAAGAAAAGAGGATATATATCACATGACAGCCAAAATGGGGGTTGTCGGCATTTTACGCACCTGGTCACTGTGGTCAACCCTGGTACCGGGACAGCGTCCTTGATGATCAACAGGTTCTCGATAAAAGTTGCAGCATATGAATGAACAACATTGGACTCATGCGTCAGAAACCTCACCACACTTGGTAGGAGTGCCAGTGCAGTGGCTTTGGGGATCTGATCCCTGAACTCCTTCAAGAACCTGAGCACAGTTGCCTTCAACATTGGCTCAGACTGCCAATCAGGGGCCTGGAGCTCAGGCACAATCACAGATGTAAAGAAGCTCTCCATGTCAACCACGGGTGTGCCGCCACCTGTGGCACCAGGCTTCTGCATAAGAGCAATAACAAGGTATATTGCAGCATCCTTCTCCTTCCAGTTGTTTGCCCGATTAGCAGCATATGCAGCCAACATTTGCTGGACCTGTGCTGACACAAGTGCAGCCACCTGCTCCCGGTAGTTCGCTGCAAGGCCTCGCAGCAACCGGCACGCTGCCCGTCTAAGCGTATCTGCATCACTACCCTCAGAGTCACGCCTAACATATTCCACCCAGTTGCCCTCGAACAACTCCTCATCCTCATCCCGCAGGCGCAAATTAGGCACGACAACACTATCACATATCTGCTTCATTGCCTCAGGACTCCCAAATAGGGCATGGTGCACGCTCTCAGCAACTGTAGTCAAGAACCTTATCGCAGTAACGGCAAGCTGTGCACGGGATGGAGATGTGGTCTGCACCATGAGGAGCCCCCACACGGCCTCAACAAACTCCTTCAGGTATCCCCTAAACTCCTCCTCGTACTTCTCCATATAAAGCTGCAGATTATCACAGACAGCAGCACGGAGCGCATCCGGGGCACCATCTGCCTCTACAGGCGGTGAGTAGGATGTGGTGAGGAAAGCTCGGAACTCTGTCATCCACTGGCGCATGTTATCCTCGAAGAACTCAGGCAGGTCGATGGAGTTAAGCGAGTAGAAGATCTCGCAGCAGAGGCGAAGGCACTCGAACACGGGGCGGATCTCCAGCGGGTTGGCCGTGGTGGCGGCGGCCTGAAGGCGGCGGGAGGCGAAGAGGAAGACCTCGAGGAGTGGAGGAGCAAAGATGTCAAGGCAGTACTTGAGGTCGAGGCGGAGGGCATTATTGTCGAATGCGTTGCGGAAGCGGGAGAAGAGCGACACCAAGGCGGCGAGGAGGGAGTTGGTGGCGGCGATGTCCCCCGCGTTGACGGCAGTGCCGAGGGAGGACACGATGGACGGGAGGAGCGACTCCCACCTGGCGGGGAaatcggaggccgcggcggcggcaaggGCCTCGGAGAGCTGCGCCTGGATGAGGGGCGGGGCGGTGAGGAGGAGCTGGAGGAGGTGCGCCTTGATCATGGCGCAGTCGGAGGCGGGGAGGTGGTCGgcggcgtcgtcggcgtcggcgtcgggctTGGGCCACCGGCGGCGGAGCAGGTTCTTGAACTGGACGGAGGCGGCTTGGCGGGCCTGGAGGTTGTGGTGCGGGGAGGCCGCGAGGGCGAGGACCGCCAGCGCGAAGCCCGGGGAAGAGGCGGCGGAGGAGATGCTCTGCtcggcggcgcggcgcgcggcggcgtcGGGTGAGAGCGACTGCGCGAACCAGCCCGCGAGGGCGTCGAGCATCTCCGGCGGCACCTCCATTTAGCGCCGCCGCGGGCCGGCGATCTGGGTGGGAGAGGGAGATCGGGGTGGGTACGGAGTAGGGTAGCGAGGTAGGGTTTTTGAAATCCTCCTTGCGCTTTTGCGTTGCGGCTTGCAGAGGAAGGGAAGAAGGGGAAGGCCGGAAGCGAGGCAGACGGACAGAGAGAAAATAGGGGCGACGTGTGAAG contains:
- the LOC8063379 gene encoding exportin-2; this translates as MEVPPEMLDALAGWFAQSLSPDAAARRAAEQSISSAASSPGFALAVLALAASPHHNLQARQAASVQFKNLLRRRWPKPDADADDAADHLPASDCAMIKAHLLQLLLTAPPLIQAQLSEALAAAAASDFPARWESLLPSIVSSLGTAVNAGDIAATNSLLAALVSLFSRFRNAFDNNALRLDLKYCLDIFAPPLLEVFLFASRRLQAAATTANPLEIRPVFECLRLCCEIFYSLNSIDLPEFFEDNMRQWMTEFRAFLTTSYSPPVEADGAPDALRAAVCDNLQLYMEKYEEEFRGYLKEFVEAVWGLLMVQTTSPSRAQLAVTAIRFLTTVAESVHHALFGSPEAMKQICDSVVVPNLRLRDEDEELFEGNWVEYVRRDSEGSDADTLRRAACRLLRGLAANYREQVAALVSAQVQQMLAAYAANRANNWKEKDAAIYLVIALMQKPGATGGGTPVVDMESFFTSVIVPELQAPDWQSEPMLKATVLRFLKEFRDQIPKATALALLPSVVRFLTHESNVVHSYAATFIENLLIIKDAVPVPGLTTVTRSPRYVAADINPFAPQIIQNLSTALSFPDSYENPYLMKCLMRVLGIANIAGQIVHEITARLVGILMEVCNNPKNPDFNHYLFEALAAVIGRTGEQDPALLPAFEASLFPVLQRILVEDISEFWPYAFQIFAQLVNLSQPPLSQNYMQLFGVLLSNATWDRPPCVPALVRLLRAFLRKIPNELNQEGRLPNILAISRSLLSRSSTEDSAFYMLNTIVENVGFDILNPYISEIWSALFTRLQGRQAVKFVNSLVVFMSLVLVKYGSSVLVSSVDAIQPNLFTQILQRFWIPNLKLIKGALEVKLTAVASTKLLCESAVLLDAAAAQSWGKLLDSIVSLLSRTNQDGAQQEQNDGTDAVDIQKSSYSVSFVRLQYAGKSEDDLLKEVNDTKQFVVTSLATLSAQFPGRFGPVIEQHVDPANKSVLLQLCAAYNANIV